The following coding sequences lie in one Aspergillus luchuensis IFO 4308 DNA, chromosome 8, nearly complete sequence genomic window:
- the HSP10 gene encoding GroES family chaperonin (BUSCO:EOG09265H9T;~COG:O;~EggNog:ENOG410PPNQ;~InterPro:IPR018369,IPR020818,IPR011032,IPR037124;~PFAM:PF00166;~go_function: GO:0005524 - ATP binding [Evidence IEA];~go_process: GO:0006457 - protein folding [Evidence IEA]), translated as MSFLRNVKSLAPLLDRVLVQRVKPEAKTASGIFLPESSVKEQNEAKVLAVGPGVFDKNGQRLPMSVAPGDRVLIPQFGGSAVKVGEDEYTLFRDHEILAKIQE; from the exons ATG TCTTTCCTCCGCAACGTCAAGAGCCTTGCTCCCCTCCTCGACCGCGTCCTGGTCCAGCGTGTCAAGCCCGAGGCCAAGACCGCCTCCGGTATCTTCCTCCCCGAGAGCAGCGTCAAGGAGCAGAACGAGGCCAAGGTCCTCGCTGTTGGCCCCGGTGTCTTCGACAAGAACGGCCAGCGCCTCCCCATGAGCGTTGCTCCCGGTGACCGTGTCCTGATCCCTCAG TTCGGTGGCAGCGCCGTCAAGGTCGGTGAGGACGAGTACACTCTTTTCCGCGACCATGA GATCCTTGCCAAGATCCAAGAGTAA